ATACGATCCCATTTTGAATTTCGAGGTGGCTAAGGAACGGCAACAACCCCAGCAAGAAGCCAAATTCCTTTACCCCTTGCGGCGAGATTGACCCAATTTTCTGCATGCTTCTCCTCCTTTGGTGATGTCCACCGGTGAAGTCACCGCCCGATGGACTTTTTCCGATGATTTGTTCATAAAATTAGAGTATTAGGACGAATTGTCCATCAGCGCCTTTACATTTTGGCCTTCGCTAACCAGGCACCCCCTTCCGCCGTCAACAGGTAGTAGCCATGCCCGGTCTTCTGGACTAAACCGCCCCCGACCATTTTTTTCAGCATGTTATGCACCGAGCGCTTGCCCAAGCATGTCACATTCGCGATTTCGCTCATTTTCACAGGGCCGCGACAATCATTCAGCACCTCAAGGATCTCCAGGCGCTCTGGTGACAGTTCATTTCCGTCGATCGTCTGGGCGTACTGCCAGCCCAGAGGCGTCTCATGAAAGCGAAGGGCAAACTCCCGAGTCGGGCACTTTCTGCCTGTGACACGGAGTCGCCCCCTATTATCTCCGTTGGGACGATCCAGAACCATGGTCGTATCGGCCACCCCAGTTACTCCCTGCGACCCGTAAATCGCTGATTGCCAGTCTGGAGGGATCTTTTTCGCAGTGTGGTGGAGCAGGATGATCGCAACACCAAACATCGTCGCAATTTTGTGTATCTTTTGCAGCGCTAAGTACTCTCCCTTGTAAGAGCTTTTATTGCCCCCAACAAAGCGCTGGTATACGTCAATAATAACCAATTTTACATCTTTATTTGACTGTAAATAAAGACCTAGTCGGTCCGCACCATTGTTTTCAAGGGTCGGCCAGTTGTATTCGACCCGGAATGTTTTAGGTGTAAATTCTGCCTGCATTGACACTAGGCGCTGACGTGTAAGGTCACGCCCTTCTTCATAGGCCAGGTAGAGGACCGAACCTTTCTTTGCCGGGAATTTGTTCATGAGAAACTTGTCGCTGGTGACGGCGAATGCCATCTGTGTAGCGAAGATCGTCTTGCCCGACTTCGGAGGCCCAGCCAGCATCGTAATGCCCGGAAAAATCAACGATTCAATAATGTTAGTCGACGTTGTGTTGTTCTGGGACGCAATGATTTCCTCGCCCCAACCTGCGGTGAAAATGCTCGCACTCATTTTTCGATTCTCCATCCCTTTCGCCATCATCCGATGGTTAATGTATGCTCTTCGCCCTAACGACTGCCCGCTGGTTATCTCCAGAAGGGGAGGGGGGACAGGAACACACCCCCTCTTGAGTTATGATATCGATGAGAATTGCTTCGAATCAGGGTAAACGGTCCGAGGGAATTCACGCCACGGCTTACCGTCGAGGAGGTCCTCACCAACCCTGTTGGCCCGCTTCTTTGGCGTACTCCATTTTTTGAAGAAAAAGGGGATGTTCTTAGTCACGCATGTGTCACGGATCGGGATCACCCAGTCGCGTTCCATCTTGCGTGCACCGGCGCAACGTTCACCGCCGACAATGACCCAATCCAGGCCTGCCAAGTTGAGCGAGGGCAGCGGGCCAAGCAATGGCTCCAAGGACACAAACTTGAGAGCTGCAGGGGTCTGCTTCAGAAGTTCGGCACGGTAGGCGTAATTGTCCGCCTCGATGGTCACGCCCATCCAAAGGTTCTTCGGCCACGGCAGATGAGGTGCGGCCTCTAACAACAGTTCAGCACGCTTGGTCAGCACCTGATATATATGCTGTGGATACTTCAGCGCGGTTTCAAACACTTTTTGCTTGAACTCCAAGGGCACGTTGTGATGGAAGATGTCGCCCATGCTGACCAGGAATATTTTCTTGGGCTGCGTCCATTTGCCGGGAAGATCCAGAAGCTCGGGGTGGAGGGTTACGTCAAACTTGTAGCGGTACTTTTTGAGGCCCTGGCCGTGCAGGCGTGCCGCGTAAGTCCTGGCGTAGCAACGATCGCATCCAGGGGAGTACGGCGTGCACCCGGTAATAGGGTTGGCGACTTCGTCGCACCATTCAATGTGTGTAGCCATAAGTATATCCTTGGTGGAAGGTTATTGTGGCGAGCCCAAACCAGCGCCCGCAACCATATTGTCAGTGTATAATTAACTCTGTATTGCCGAACGATACTCTTCAAGATATTCATATGTTGAATCATCATCAAGAACAATGATTCTATCATTGTTGTAATGCCAGACAATACATCTAACAAGTTCTTCAATATTATTTAAATTTTCCTGTTCAAGCATTGCAAAATGAATTTCACGTACCAGCTTATATTCATCATTAATCAATTCATAAAGAGATATATGAAACAAAATGTTTTCAAACAGTGATGAAAATTTATTTATACAATGATTGCTTATACTCAATTCCTGCGCATCAAAATCATCTAATCTATATTCAAAAATTCCAGACTTGCTTATAGCAATAATCAAAAAACGTGCATTGTTCATTTCTTGACTCCTTTTGTATTTCAAAATCACGGTATGGTTATTGTAACGCAAGATTCGTATCAAGTACTCATACGCACCTCCGGTGTTTCTTGTGTGGTCCTGGTGTATAGCCATAATTTACTCGCCCCAACCACCAGTGAAATGTTATCGCCACTCCGGAATTCTCCTTGCCTGTGGCCGTTTTTTCATGGTATAAAAAGAAGGCTTACTTCCTACAGTGTCGCTAACCGATCGCGCCGTTTGCAAATCCTCTCTGACAGCCTTGGTGAAAAAAAGAGCTCGTTAGCCTACGAGAAATTCTCGTGTAAAAATTTTAGGTGGTTACAGGGTGTTGGTTGGACATGCTTTGGATGCAAAACCTAGCCTGGGTACGATAGAGTTCACTCATAGGGTGTGCGTAGCTTTCGCAACGTGAACCTAATCGGCCGGAAATATGGGTGAAAATGGAGGCGAAAGCTGAGAATGGGGGGGGGGCTGGTACTTTTCAGCAGCCAGCCACGATGATGTGATGAACGTGACCTTTCAGCGAGCTAGATGAGGTTCCGTTCCTTCAGGATGGACTTGACCTCTGAATTCGTCAGGCGGACGTATTCTGCGGTGGTCAGCATTGACGCGTGACCGAGGACTGACTGCACGGCTGGCACAGAGACTCCGGCGCGCACAAGTTCAATAGCCCTCGTGTGCCGAAGTGTATGTGGGTGGGGGTGTATGGACTTTTGTCCAGTGGAACTGTCGATGGACTCTTGGAAAATTCCTGCGTCCAAGGCTCTTGCGTAGAAGATTTTTCGGAAATTGTTGGCGTCAACTGAGAATACCCGGCCTCGCATATTGGGTTCAGTCGCCAAAAAAGTCGCTATCTCGGAAACGACCTTGTCTGGGATAGGGACAAGACGCTTTGGCTTGCCTTCTCTTCGTTTGAGGGTGACGATCCGAACCTCGGCAGCGCGAAAGTCGATGTCGGCGGTATCGTCTATTTGGACAACCTCACCAAGCCTGGCGCCAGTGAACCTGAGCATCAGGTAGGTGAGCCAGTACCTTCCTCTCGTACAGCGTTGCTTGCCCTTGCTATTTGCCGAGTCGAACCATCGCTGAAAGGCCATTGTCAGAGCATCGATCTCGTGAGGCATGAGATATTTTATCTTCAGGCTGTTTCTCGAGATTGCGAGTGCTGATTTTGTGTGCACCAAATTCATACGTACCTCATTACATGATTTCTCTTAGCGTTTTCAGGTAATTTTTACCTGGACTAAGAGGAGTATCAGGCCGTATGGGGTAAAGGTCACGGGTCAATCAGAGGTATTTTACATGAAAATTGATATATTCATGTAATTTTACATATGCGTTATCTTGGTGAGTGTGTTTTTAAATCAGAAATGCATTGTGGGCATGAACTTTAAATCGTTCAGATGGCGGAAAGGACATCACTGCAAATAGTTATCATTCTCTTGAGAAAGGGGCGCCATACTCTTTTAACTCTCTCAGAAAAATGATTTCACGCAGAGCATGACATGACCAGTGTACGCGGGAATGACACATGGGATCATTCACGACGTATCGCAGTGACGGTGACGTCCGAAAATGGGGGTTGAAAAAACTTGGCTACTCAAA
This Desulfomicrobium apsheronum DNA region includes the following protein-coding sequences:
- a CDS encoding tyrosine-type recombinase/integrase, whose translation is MNLVHTKSALAISRNSLKIKYLMPHEIDALTMAFQRWFDSANSKGKQRCTRGRYWLTYLMLRFTGARLGEVVQIDDTADIDFRAAEVRIVTLKRREGKPKRLVPIPDKVVSEIATFLATEPNMRGRVFSVDANNFRKIFYARALDAGIFQESIDSSTGQKSIHPHPHTLRHTRAIELVRAGVSVPAVQSVLGHASMLTTAEYVRLTNSEVKSILKERNLI
- a CDS encoding DUF5131 family protein — translated: MATHIEWCDEVANPITGCTPYSPGCDRCYARTYAARLHGQGLKKYRYKFDVTLHPELLDLPGKWTQPKKIFLVSMGDIFHHNVPLEFKQKVFETALKYPQHIYQVLTKRAELLLEAAPHLPWPKNLWMGVTIEADNYAYRAELLKQTPAALKFVSLEPLLGPLPSLNLAGLDWVIVGGERCAGARKMERDWVIPIRDTCVTKNIPFFFKKWSTPKKRANRVGEDLLDGKPWREFPRTVYPDSKQFSSIS
- a CDS encoding AAA family ATPase; translated protein: MSASIFTAGWGEEIIASQNNTTSTNIIESLIFPGITMLAGPPKSGKTIFATQMAFAVTSDKFLMNKFPAKKGSVLYLAYEEGRDLTRQRLVSMQAEFTPKTFRVEYNWPTLENNGADRLGLYLQSNKDVKLVIIDVYQRFVGGNKSSYKGEYLALQKIHKIATMFGVAIILLHHTAKKIPPDWQSAIYGSQGVTGVADTTMVLDRPNGDNRGRLRVTGRKCPTREFALRFHETPLGWQYAQTIDGNELSPERLEILEVLNDCRGPVKMSEIANVTCLGKRSVHNMLKKMVGGGLVQKTGHGYYLLTAEGGAWLAKAKM